The following proteins are co-located in the Conyzicola lurida genome:
- the bcp gene encoding thioredoxin-dependent thiol peroxidase has product MTATKLEIGAKAPDFSLQNQDGESVSLSDFSGKKVIVYFYPAAGTPGCTTQACDFRDNINSLKSAGYQVLGVSKDTVADLKKFQAEQGLNFPLLSDLDLTVHNLYAAYGEKNLYGKVVTGVLRSTFVIDESGVIELALYNVKATGHVASLRKKLGVDA; this is encoded by the coding sequence ATGACCGCCACGAAACTCGAAATCGGCGCGAAAGCTCCCGACTTTTCCCTGCAGAATCAGGACGGGGAATCCGTTTCGCTGTCTGATTTCTCCGGCAAGAAGGTGATCGTCTACTTCTACCCGGCGGCGGGTACGCCCGGCTGCACGACGCAGGCCTGCGATTTCCGCGACAACATCAACTCGCTGAAGTCGGCCGGCTACCAGGTGCTCGGAGTCTCGAAGGACACCGTCGCCGACCTGAAGAAGTTCCAGGCCGAGCAGGGGCTGAACTTCCCGCTGCTGAGCGACCTCGACCTGACGGTTCACAACCTCTACGCCGCGTACGGCGAGAAGAACCTCTACGGCAAGGTCGTCACCGGCGTGCTGCGTTCCACCTTCGTCATCGACGAGAGCGGCGTCATCGAGCTCGCGTTGTACAACGTCAAGGCCACCGGCCACGTCGCGAGCCTGCGCAAGAAGCTGGGCGTCGACGCGTAA